In Deltaproteobacteria bacterium, the DNA window TCGGCGAGCACGCTCTGCCGCACGTTCTCGAGCACTTCGCGCTCGAGCGCGGCCGCGCGGTCGTTCGCGCCGAGCACCTGCGACTCCATCTCGCGCAGCTCGCGCGTGGTGAAGCGCTCGGCGCTGGCGAGGGTCTGCTTGCGCTCGTAGTCGGCGGGCACGCGCGCGAGCTGCGCCTTCGGCACCTCGAGCCCGTAACCGAACACGGGCTGGTAGCGGACCTTCAGCGACGCGATGCCCGAGCGCTCGCGCTCGCGCGCCTCGAGGCCCGCGATCCACTCGCGGCCCTTGTGCGCGGCTTCGCGCAGCGCGTCGAGCTCGGGCCGGAAGCCCTCACGGATGAAGCCCGTCTCGCCGGCGCCGCGCGAGCCGCGCGGCAGCGGGCGCGGCTCGTCGACGATCGCGTCGAGGAGCAGCTGCACCAGCCCCTGCAGCTCGCGCGGAAGCGCCAGCGACGCCGGCGCAGCCTCGGGCACGAGCGCAGCGCCATCGCTCGCGAGCGCGCGGCGCACTTCGGGCAGCGCCGCCAGCGAGGCGCGCAAGGTCGCGAGATCGCGCGGCTCGCAGCCGGGCCGCGCGCACTTCGCGAGCTGGCGCTCGAGGTCGCGAACAGCGCCGAGCGCGCTGCGCAGCCGCGCGCGCGCGCGATCGCGCTCGGCGAGCCACGCGACGCCAGCTTGGCGCGCGCGGATAGCGTCCGGCGCGAGCAGCGGGTACGCGAGCCAGTGCGCGAGCCGGCGCGCGCCGAGCGCGGTGATCGTCTCGTCGATGCGCTCGATCAGCGTGCCGCGCCGCGAGCGATCCTCGGCGCTCTCGAACAGCTCGAGATGCCGGCGCGTCGCGGCATCGAGAATCATCGTGTCCGCGAGGGCGTAGCGGCGCAGCTTCGGCGCGAGCTTCGCGGCGGAAGGCTGGTGCGCCTCGAGGTACGCGAGCACGGCGGACGCCGCGCACAGGTCGGCGCCGGGCGTGTCGGCCGCGAGGAGTGCCGCCACGCTCGCGAAGCTCGCGGCAGGCGCGCGCGAGAGCACGAGCTGCGGCAGCCGCGCGCCCAGCTCGGTCGTCACGGACTCCGGCGCGTCGTCCGCGATCACGCACTCGCGCGGCGCGATGCGCTCGAGCTCGTCGAGCAGCGCTCTCGGCAGCGCGCCGTGCGCGAGCGGCGCCTGCGTCGCGCGGAAATGCCCCGTCGATGCGTCGAGCGCCGCGAGGCCTGCGTCGCCGGACGCGGTGATCGCGACGGCGGCGAGCGCGACCTCGCGCGCAGCCGGCAAACCGTTCGGGTCGCCCACGAGCCCGGGCGTGATCACTTCGATCACTTCGCGCCGAACCAGCCTGCGCCCCCCGACGCTGCGCGGATCCTCGGTCTGCTCGCAGATCGCGACGCGATGGCCCTTCTCGCTGAGACGCTTGATGTAGGCGTCGGCGGCGTGCACGGGCACGCCGCACATCGGAATCGGATCGGGCTTGTCCTTGTCGCGGCTCGTGAGCGTCACTTCGAGCAGCGGCGCCGCCCTGACTGCGTCGTCGAAGAACAGCTCGTAGAAGTCGCCCATGCGGTAGAACAGAAACGCGCCGGGGTGCTGCGCCTTGAGCGCCGCGTACTGGCGCATCATCGGCGTCTCGCGCGCGAGCACGCTCATGGCTTCGTGAGCGGCGGCGCGCCGTCGCCCGCTGCGATCGCCGCGCTCGCGCCGCGCAGCTGCTCCACTTCCGCTTCGAGCCCCTGCACGCGCTTCGCCAGCCGGCGCGCGCCGAGCGTCTTGCGCCCGAGCTGGAACAACAGGCCGGCGCTCGCCGCGAAAGCGCCGCCGAAGAACGCGACTGCGATCACGAGCCAGAGCGGCTGGTAGGACGCCTCCGCGAGGGGAAGATCGACCCGCACCGGGTCGTCGTTGGCGAGCACGAACACCGCCGAGGCCACCATCGTCGTCAGCAACAGCACCACCGCCACGAACCACCGCAGCTGTCGCATGGCTCTCACCCCCCGCGTCAGCAGCGCCGCTTGGACGAGTCAGCTCCGGCGCGCAGCGCCGCCAGCTGCACTCGCACCACCGCGCCGCGACCTCACCGTCTCACCCCTTCGACGACACCGGCGCGTCGTCGACCTTCTCCTTCAGCTCTTTGCCCACCTTGAAGAACGGCGTGCGCTTGGCCGGGATGTGCACCTCGTCGCCGGTCTTCGGATTTCGGCCCTCGC includes these proteins:
- the mutS gene encoding DNA mismatch repair protein MutS, which translates into the protein MSVLARETPMMRQYAALKAQHPGAFLFYRMGDFYELFFDDAVRAAPLLEVTLTSRDKDKPDPIPMCGVPVHAADAYIKRLSEKGHRVAICEQTEDPRSVGGRRLVRREVIEVITPGLVGDPNGLPAAREVALAAVAITASGDAGLAALDASTGHFRATQAPLAHGALPRALLDELERIAPRECVIADDAPESVTTELGARLPQLVLSRAPAASFASVAALLAADTPGADLCAASAVLAYLEAHQPSAAKLAPKLRRYALADTMILDAATRRHLELFESAEDRSRRGTLIERIDETITALGARRLAHWLAYPLLAPDAIRARQAGVAWLAERDRARARLRSALGAVRDLERQLAKCARPGCEPRDLATLRASLAALPEVRRALASDGAALVPEAAPASLALPRELQGLVQLLLDAIVDEPRPLPRGSRGAGETGFIREGFRPELDALREAAHKGREWIAGLEARERERSGIASLKVRYQPVFGYGLEVPKAQLARVPADYERKQTLASAERFTTRELREMESQVLGANDRAAALEREVLENVRQSVLAEAARIRAAADAVAELDALQSLAEVARRDGWTRPELSEGGTLEIRGGRHPVVERVLQGEGAAFVANDTALEPSATRVLLLTGPNMSGKSTYLRQVALIVLLAQIGSFVPAASARVGVVDRIFTRVGASDRLAQGQSTFMVEMRETAEILGQATTRSLVILDEIGRGTSTFDGLSIAWAVAEFIHDAPGLGCRTLFATHYHELADLALAKAAVANAHFEAREVNGEAVFLRRLVDGPASRSYGIEVAKLAGLPASVITRARQLLAQLEAGELDARGRPRLAAPDTAPASPQLSLFAPPSPRDANEDAVLAELRASDANRTTPLAALALLDRWRRRLEGEAK
- a CDS encoding LapA family protein, whose translation is MRQLRWFVAVVLLLTTMVASAVFVLANDDPVRVDLPLAEASYQPLWLVIAVAFFGGAFAASAGLLFQLGRKTLGARRLAKRVQGLEAEVEQLRGASAAIAAGDGAPPLTKP